The following are encoded in a window of Clostridia bacterium genomic DNA:
- the rpiB gene encoding ribose 5-phosphate isomerase B produces the protein MIAIASDHAGYELKLQVMDYLKELNEEFYDYGAYSLDSCDYPDFAIPACKSVADGASKCGILICGTGIGMSMVANKIAKIRCGLCVNEFTAIATREHNNANVLAFGARVVDLATAKVMVKAFLTTEFLGGRHARRVDKVNALDQK, from the coding sequence ATGATTGCAATTGCGTCAGACCACGCAGGCTACGAACTTAAACTACAAGTGATGGACTATCTAAAAGAACTTAACGAAGAATTTTATGACTATGGCGCATATTCGTTAGATAGTTGTGATTATCCGGACTTTGCAATTCCTGCTTGCAAAAGCGTTGCCGACGGCGCAAGCAAATGTGGTATTCTAATTTGTGGCACAGGCATAGGTATGAGTATGGTTGCTAACAAAATTGCTAAAATTCGTTGCGGTCTATGCGTAAACGAATTTACTGCTATTGCAACAAGAGAACATAACAACGCTAACGTACTTGCTTTTGGCGCAAGAGTAGTTGATTTAGCTACGGCAAAAGTTATGGTAAAGGCTTTTCTTACAACAGAATTTTTAGGCGGAAGGCACGCTCGTAGAGTTGACAAAGTAAACGCTCTCGACCAAAAGTAA